The Chelonoidis abingdonii isolate Lonesome George chromosome 23, CheloAbing_2.0, whole genome shotgun sequence genomic sequence TACCTGTACTAGACTATCAAACACAAGGGAACACTGGAGTTATCATCTATACACTGCAGGGGCCTCCCAATGACctagaggagaaaaaaagatcCAAGTGCCCCATTTATCTCAGCCGATCACCATTCATTACCTAGGACCTCCCACCGACCAGAACACTTAGCCCCTTACTTGTCGGGCAGACAGCAGACTGTTCTCCATCTTCTTTTTCCTGGAGATGGCTGGATTCCAGTGACAGACCAGGCTGTCATTTTGGACGCTATAGTTCTTGTTCCCAAGGAGCCAGTAGGTTTTCATTTTGCCTTTGCCCTGGGCAAAAATGGGGAGAGAGCAGAACAAAACCCATTGCCCTTGGCTACGATCAGTGCAGGGAACTACTGCTGTGGGCAGGCCTACGATTTGCGTTGTCAGTGCATGGGGCTGACactcatagggtctctctcctctcctctctggagGAAATGGTTGTGCTCATGGAAAGATTTCATACTTTGCACAGGCTTGAGGTACTCGTGCCACGGCAGAAGGGGCATATTTCTCACGTGCTCAGGTTCCAGACAGCTGTAGCTTCAGATCTATTCTGGACTAAAGGAAGCAGCAGTGTCAAGCAGGGAGTGCAGGGAAAGGATCAGCTCAGATAAGGGACTTGCAGGGGGGAACTGGCAGCATCATTCTGTGTCATGACAATGCTCTTCTATTTATACATCATTCACAAACTGTATACACAGAGATCCTACCAGCCCCATCCCTGCCAGTAAAGCTGTGTGGGTCAGGTCCAGCACCCATGTGTCACAGCACACACCTTTAACATGACAGAGCAACACACTACCACAGATGAGGAGATGTGAATTGCCCCATCTGGTTATGTTGGCAGGGGCAACTTAGGTCAGCTATTGGACCTGGGCTTGAAAACCACAGTTAAGAGCCCTACTCCTGTGTGAAAAGTGTCAGGACGTGATCATCCGGGCAGGAGGACAGGGACCTTTCAGGGTCATGTCTTAGCCAAAAAGCAGCACTCCTAACAGCAGAGTAACCCCTAAAATCATGACAGGACATCAAGAGTTCCTCAAAGGGCTGTGTCCCCCCTAACTCATCAGCACCTCTTCCTATGCAGCTGGGGGAGAtctgttttctgtttcttccCTGTCCTATTAAATTGCTTTATTACTTTATTACAGGAGACGGTTACCTTGATTTCAATTTCCCCTCTCAGCTTGATTTCGTAGGCGTCGTCCATGAGCAGAGCGAGGTACGTCGCAGAGCTGATGTGTATCTTCTGAGCTAGGTTCAGTAGAGAGCATTAGAAGTGCCTGGCACCAGACCGCCCCCTAGCAGGAACCCTGTTCCTCCTGCTTCAGTGTCCGCCTGGCCTTGTCTTTTCAGCACTGCATGGGACTCAGCCGGTTTGAAAATCAAGGGGACTAGCTATGTGCAGCTAAGGATTTTGTAAGTCTTGGATAATGGAGGGTTGAGGGGAGAACTGTGAACCACAATGAGTGCAAGACCGGCGGAGAGTTTGGGCTTTGTTAGAGCAGAGGAGATGGTGCGTACAAGGCGGCGGCTGCAGCCAGTAATGCACAGCGCAATAACAGGAGCATTGCCATTGCCTCTGTATCCATGGTATTTCCGAGGGGCTTGTTACTTTCATATCAAAGTTCCTACCTGTCCTTAAAAGCAGGTGCTTAGCTTGCCTCGGACAGCTGCTGCCCTTCTCTGCTAtgggcataggcactgacttttattttccCCGATAGATGCTCAACCCTGGCTCCGCCCAAAGTCCTGTCCCCCTCCGCCCCTTCTCATGAGGCCTGTCCTaattctgcctcttcctgcccctgctccactcccctaCTAGCCCTTCATTCGCTCctctcagcccccttccccaaggcttcCCGCCCACCCATCCACtgatggctcctctctgccctcccctgagccctgccgcTGAACAAATGATCAGTAGCCAGTCCCGGCCCACCCAACAGCTGGTGGGTGCTGTGCACCCTCTATCTTTTTTTCCGAGGGTGCTTGAGCCAAGGAGCACctacagagttggcacctatggctaCGGATTATATTCTGGTCAGGTTCTTGTATCATGccgtagtatctgagtaccttcctGAAGCACCTTATGTGACATACTAGCGTTTGTCAGGTGTCACggtttctctttttctcttttctctccaaTGGGAAAATTGTGCGTGTGTGTCTGAATGCAAAGTGGTGATGCTTGAAATGGTTCTTAGAGCCTATGGGAGTTCATTCACCAGCCCCAGAGAAACCTCAGTCCCTTGCACACTTAACCCCTGCCATTGTGCTGACGTGGGCAGTGGGCAGGACGGATACACTGGGTATTTCTGATGAGTCAATCATCATGGTACCGACATGACCTGAGCCTGTTTGGGGCATCGGCCTGTTTGCTGAATGAGCGCTGGGAGAGACAGGACTGAGGGGGGGAAAGGGAAGCACCTGAAACACTTACGCAGGCTGGTGGACTCCATGCGAGAAGCTGTGTTCACCGTGTCCCCGAAGAGGCAATAACGGGGCATTTTGTACCCAACAACGCCAGCCACACAGGGGCCTACAGAAATGCAAGGCAAAGAGAGTCCAGGGTTGAGAGAGGCTCAGCAGAAATGCCAGGGAAAAGTGAGATGTAGGTGCCAGTTTTTGTCTCTTCTTGGGCATATCATTTctgcccctctgaagtcaatgggagttgcaggccCTCAGGGccttgcttgagtaaggacttgGCCAGCTATTAATACTTGTACTGATGTGACATCGGAGGGTCTCAAAGGACTTTGCCAATACTAATTAAGCGTTAGAGAACCCCTGTGATGTAGGCAAGAATCCTTATTCTCCCTTGGCAGAGGGAGACACTAAGGCACAGGGACATGACCATCTCAGGATCATACAAGGAGTTAGTGGCTGAGCTGGAAACGAAACCGAGAAGCCCCAGTTCCTGTCCCCACCCTGTCCTCAAATCACTTGACTACTGCCTCTGCTGGTTTTGTTCTCTGGTATCCATCTGCACACCTGTGTGGATCCCAGCCCGCAGCTGCAGCCTGCCCGTTGGCATGTGGGGGATCGGGACCTGTCGGACCGCAGCCACCAAGTCCAGAGACATTTTGGCAATCTCATCAGCATGCTTCTCGCCATTCCTCTCTGGCAGGCCACTCACTACCATGTAGGCATCGCCGATGGTCTCTATCTGGTGGGAAGGGACAAGCATCATTGAACTGCTGGTGCCGGTTGTGCCAAACCTCCCTCTTAAAGAGACATGTGGGCTCTGGATTCAGGGATCAGGAAAGAACAGGTTACCTGTAGCACCCACCCTCTGGCCAGCTGGATGGATATTCCCTCCAGGAGGGTGTTTTAGAGTCACACCCTGTCCTGCCAGGCAGTATTCAATGTTCTCCTGTGCTGTGAAGAGGTGTGGAAGTTTTGGGGGACGTTCCTTGCACTACTTATCCCGCTGTGGGGGAGCCCCATTATCCTAGGCAGAGGCACTGGGACAGACTCTTCAGAGCGTggattaaagcagtggttctcaaccaggggtacattaTCCCTGGGGGTGCGCAGAggccttccagggggtacatcaactcatctagagatttgcctagttttacaacaggctacgtaaaaagcactcgCAAAGTCAGTACgaagtaaaatttcatacagtgacttgtttatactgctagCTATACTATACGCTGAAaggtaagtacaatatttgtatcccaatggatttattttataatcatatggtaaaaataagaaaataagtaACTTTTCAGTAATAGGGatctgtgacacttctgtatttttatggctgattttgtaagcaagtagtttttaagtggggtgaaacttgggggtatgcgaGCCAAATCAGCCTCCTGcaaggggtacagtagcctggCAAGGTTGAGAGCCAGTGGACTAAAGCTACAACTCCCAGCCAAATTAGTGGATTAAGGGTTAAATTCCCAAATGCCAGCCCCTAATCAGCTCTGCTGGGGTCCCTGGGGGTTAGGGCTGGCAAGCAGCCTCTGGCTGTCTTGTTGAACCTGGCTTGATCAGTGCAGGTGACCCTTGTTGCCTAATCAGGAGTTTATAAGAGGCCTGGCTGCCtctgagggaaagggaaaaaaatacccCCGGCCCTCAGTGAGAGATGGGATCCTTCCACAGCTTGAACAAGCCCGGTATGTACCTAGTTTGTTCCTTGGCTCCAGCAACTGGGTGTTCACTTTGTCTGCAAGTTTATCTTAATACTAAATCTTTGCTGGCCCCTCAAAGGCCAGGTATGTCCTGTGAGTTAGGGCTAGTGTGAGCTAAATCATGAAGTCTCttcctggagaggagagagggttcCTCCTCCACTGGTGGGAGTttttggagtgtgggggaggaaacttctctcctctcctcccctagccattgccccccccccacatgcacCCCCTACCCCTCTGCCTTGGTCTAGTGGTTGATTCACACATGTACAATTTCTCCACAGAGCTTCTCCCTTCTCCACAATAGTCCAGGTACAGGGAGCAGAAGGCTCCGGCAGGAGGCAATTAGTTGAAGCAACAGCAGCATTTGTTGCAACCAAGCAGCTGGAGAGGTGCCAGATCCCCTCTCCCAGACAGCGAATGAGAAGATCCAtggcacccagccccctcctccacccccaccaaagAATTTCACTCACCTTGTAAACATCATAGGACTCGATCCTGGTGTCGAAGCAGTTGTAGAGGTTGTTGAGCATCTCAACAACTTGcagcggggtgcaggaggcagcgaTGCTAGTGAACCCCACGATGTCAGAGAAGAAGATAGTCAcctggcagagggaaatgggtgGCAGGAAGCTAAGGTTGCCACGGAAGGTGGCAGAGCTTTTGAAGTCTATGTGTGTCTGACATTGATTAAAAACTACAaacaaggacctgatcctgcagtccccACTCAGCGAAGTAGTCCCATTGGAAGGCATAAGGCTGATTTACCAGAATAACAGTTCTGGGACCAGGACCCAAATTTTCCCAAACCCTAATGATGAGCAAAGGTGCTGAAACTCCCGTATGCCGAGTGAAATGCACCTCTGTGTGAAAGACCAGCACACAGTGTATGCACTAGTGAAGCTTTATTTCAAGGACTTTAATAGAACTGCCTGCCTGGAAAagggatgcaggatcaggccattgaTTTCCAAGATTCTTCATTTGTATCAACTTAAATTACTTTTACTAGCAGGaagttttaaaacaagatttactAAGGTTTCAGCTTGGTGAGCAGGCCCCTTCCACAGCTGGGGCctatttttgtttcattattcAAATTGTGGTGATGACTGAATTCAAGTATCTGCACAGATTCAGAAACAAAATCTCAAGATTGTGTTTTGTTCACATTAGGAAATATTAATAACTGGGCATTTTTTCCCTTCACATAAAGCCTGTTTTTCCCTATTCTTGTTAATCAAAGAACTTACTGAGAAGggaagatacattttaaaaacaagcctTCACAActgccatgaaaaaaaaaatgtgtgttagtGGCCTTGACAAATAATTCACTATCCTGTGCTAGCACCTGATCAGTGTCAGTTCCTTAAATTGCAATTGATGATtagggctttttgtttgtttttatgttagTAGCAATTATAATGCCAGATGGTTTATTTTAAACCCCCTCTGCCTTGCTTTAGCTGCTTTTGATGGCACAGCTATGGTTAATTATATGTAATTATCTAATTATAGGTTATTATTTGGGTAATGACACCtagaaattaaatgcaaatattcCGTTTTTGTGTCTCGGCTGAAAGTAAAGGAGTGTCCAGTAGACAGGATTTCTGTAGGGTGGTGATCTTTTTTGTGGGCTCGGCAGTGTAGACAGTATAAATGTCCCACTAGCTGACTTTGTGTAGCAGCCACGTGCCTGAAGTGGGGGAAATCCTCTGGCAGATCTCTTTGAACTCATTTTGACAAACTGGAtagagctcagagaagagcaacaaaaactgaTTGGGGGAAATGACTGAGAAGGACGGAATGAAAGACACACACTTAGCTAGTTTGGCAGAGAGATGATTATAGACATGGCCAGAGCAAATTACATTTGTGGTGttctcccagctccagcctgcagccagcagcaTAAATGCAGAATTAGCAAAAGAACACGTGGTGCTATCTGATGTTACTGAGAAAAGAGATCCTGGCCAAACTTAGTCCTTGGTTATATCCCTGtaaccctattgacttcagtgcaatagCAACCAAGAGTTAGTCTGGGCCTGTTGTCCTTATGTCAAAGCTTCtggtccaaattctgctttcagttacatccAGGCAACCTCACTGATGTGCACCTACAGAGGTGTAACTGAAGACAGATTTTGGCCCATTCTGCCATGGTGGTTCTCTTCAGATTTAGGACTTCATCCTGCAAGCCGACCCAAGTGCATGGTCCCTTAAGCCCAAACAGAACAGTTTATAGAAGCAAGGCCTTTGATGGTTAGAGCTGGACTTTTAAAAACCAGCCTTTCTTTTTGCACCAGCCGATTCTGCAAATCCGTTTATAAAGCATATATTGGTCGGATTTCCACCCACAGTTAACGGTGGATGCAGAATCACATGCACAGCAATGGAAACCAGGTAGAGACTCTTTAAAATAAAGTCATAACCATAACACCATTCCATCCAGGCTGCTGTGACTCTGCTAGTCACACTACACGTTATGGACTTACCTGGTCATAGTTTTCTGCCTGAACATGTTTGTGTTTCCTCAgctgctttgccacagattttGGCAACATCTGGTGCAGGAGGTCCTCAGCCAGCCGCCTCTCCCTCTTCAAGTCTTCAGTCCTTTCCTTAAGGCTCCTGGCATAATTCTGGATCCAATCTGTCATTTGCTTAAAGGACACGAGGACTATGGGGTAGATGAGGCAGGCTATCGCCAGCAGTGTGATCTTAAGGCTAATTGTGGAGATGATTTCCTTAGACTTCCTGTGGAGTTTTTCGTGCCCTTTCTGTAATAAGCAGCTCTGTACATAATTGAGTTCCTTGGCCAGGCCTCTGCTGGGAATTGGTGGGGATGAGCCCAGGAATGGGATGAAAAGAGAAATGCCTTCATAGTGAGTGAAATAGCGTGACAGGTTCACATTCTCCATCCAGCACGTCTGTACATTCTCTGATGTGAAGATGGCATAGTTCAGAATCGTGGTGATCGGCTGCCATGCTGATTGCAAGCTTCTAGGTGGTGGTGATGCCTTGGGCATCTCATGAGCTCGGAGGATGACTTCCTTTATTCTAAGTATGAGTCTGAGGGACATTACATCTGCCCAGTCAGGGTTGGATCTCACAGTTATGAGGTCCTCACTGGGGCTATCAAAAGCCTTCAGCAATTCTGAGAGAACTCCAGACAACACCACACCAGGCTCAACCACATCCCAGGTGTTATTTAATCTTTGTCTTATTTTAGTGATGTAAATCCCACAGGCAGATCCTTTCTCTTCCTTGCATTCGTAGTTCTTGCTGTATAATGTCTCTTCAGTCTCTTGGCAGAGAGAGTTTAACCTTTCCAGTAGTTGAGCATGCCAAGATCCATTCCTCCTAGTTGGTTGGTCCCAACAGCAGAGATGTCTTTCTTCCTGGAGGAGAACTATAAGGCGAAAAGCCAAAAGATTCTCACAAGAGGAAAATACCTGAAGGGCTTTTTCTGTGTTTCTCCACATTTCAAAACTACTGCTTAAATCAAGAGAGATGGCTCCTAGGAGGGTGAACAGGGAGACCATGCACGCTGCCAAAATCCTCTGGACTGTTCTGCTACCTCCAGAGGTTGAGTTGGGAGAGCatctaggagagagagagagagagagagaagaagaagaaactggATCATTGGAACAATTCTTCCACTTACTGGAAATATACTAGCAGAATTGGATACACTTCAGAACTTGTATGTGTTAAATGGAGAGCACAGGGGGAAGTGCATCATTTGAGAATTTTTCAAAGgttattaacattttttattttttaccctgCCTTACTCCACAAGGCTGCTTGAAATGGAAACTCGGTGGGGGGATTGTTTAGCTCTCTCGgcctgctctgtgcagcacagaACACATAGAGCTTCTCATATTTTAGAattggtcacctaagtcacatggtattcgGTTTTGCTCCTTCATTGGTGGTCTGAtccaagtcccattgaagtccaggAGAAGATGCTTTGGATCTGGCTTGGGATGACTGAAATATGGTAAACGGGAGAATTCATTTTTGGTGTGAATTGTAGAATCATTTGTGCTAAAATGTGTGAAACCTTTAGGACATGTAGACCTTTGGATGAATGTTCTCCAGTTGTCCCCACGCTGGCGAATAAGTGAACTAGATAGTtggtgcttttatttaaaaaatagtactTGTAAATATTGTGCGATTCTCATCCATGCTGCTGGGCTAATCCATGCTCAAGCCGTTCTATGGCAGAGTAATCAGTAATACAGAACAGAACCAGTTATCAGTCCTTCATCATCTGTTATGTGAATGGCTCTGATCAAACCGAGAAGCAGGTTGGGAACTGATCAATGGGATATCAATGGGACCTTTGCCAGTTACTTCTATGGACACGGGAGCCGGCCCTTGATACAGATATTGGGGAGCTGGAGACGTTCACATTTGTTCCAGGGAGGAGACTGTCCAGTTCTTCTGTCAGTTTCTCcaggcagtatttggtcctgccatgaaggcaggggactgggctcgatgaactctcgaggtcccttccagtcctagaatctatgaatcctttGCTTGGTTTGTTGTATGCAGTTAATGTGAATTTAAGAAAATTCACCTGCCAAACCTCCCTCAGATTTCCTATTGCGTTGGATGGATGGCTGTGGATTTATAGAGGAAGGATAATTTTAAAATACCCCAAAACAGTATTTCTCAGCACAGGCCCGTCTCAGGCAGATCAGATGCTTCTCCTGAGCTCTCTGGCTTTCAttattataaagaagaaaaactgtCCTTGTGGATGAAAAATAGTCATGTAAATACGCTCCTTATTACTCTCATTTACCAATCTAAtataaaacacagaaaaaaaatatcagaggggtagccatgttagtctagatcggtaaaagctgcaaagaatcctgtggcaccttatagactaacagacgttttggagcaggagctttcatgggtgaatacctgcatctgacgaagtgggtattcacccacgaaagctcatgctccaaaacgtctgtttagtctataaggtgccacaggattctctgcaggaaaaaaaaatactcctcCTAGCATACCACCTAGACAGATGTATTCCAGAGCCAGATGGCTTTATACTCAGAATTATTATTCACTTTTTGTGTTTCTTTGCTTGCACATaaactaccccccacccccagtcaatCGTTTTATTACTTTTGAAACTATCCATGAATGTTACgaggggaaaaataaaaccttGAGTTGACTTTATACCGCCTGGTTTTCAGCCCACACTGGTCCttgcagacagatttttttttttaagttagtacAAAGCTCGAGATGATGGGTTTGTTTGCGTTTTATTAAGACGCCTTTGCAAAGCTGCAGCGGTTTGAAGGGGCGCTAGCTGTTTTACTCGGTTAACATGGCTGTGAACCCCTCTCAGCTATCCGAGCGCCGTTAGACAGCAACAGCATCAAACCGGACCTTGAATCAGCCATGCTCTAAACGCAGAAATTCAGCACCGCTCGGGCCgaagcatttgaaaatatttccatggtCTGTTCTCAAATCTCCTGTCCACATTTATTTTACAGCATCTTCGGATTTTGATAGGAGCCTTCTTTTACCCAGTGATTCAGTATTAAAAGAATAGACATTAAAATGCGTAATAAATATCCCAGTTTATCATTCCGATTGCTAATCGCATGGGGTGGTTGGGTATTTAAAGATCACGGTATTTTAACCGTGCCTATAAAATCGGGCAGGGTGAAGACAATATTTAAGCTCCGGTAGCTGGAGGTTTAGCTATTTACCCGAAGACTTGTGTGATCTCGGTGGGAATAATTCCCCCCACCCAGGGAACCGAACAGATGCTGTCAAAGCGGGTAGATGGATTTGTTACCCAGGTCTAGTTACCCTGGCCGAGGGCTCGTAACGGAACACGATTCCCCCCGACTTCAAGAGCCATTCGTTGCCCGTGGGAGCACTGGGCCGACCTGTTCTGTTAAAGGCCAGGGGGAATTTTGCCACGTATCTCAGCTGCAACAGGATCGGGGCCCCGGGCTTCGGCCATTTCTCAACATCGGGGGCCTCGTCCTAGCGTCTGTTCTCTAGAATCGTTCCTCCCCCTTGCAACAAGCTGGGGGctttcccttctcagtcttcGTTGCTGGCGCTATTTAGGAAGAATAAGCGACTCTGACCCCATGAACAAATGCACCGACCGGGTCGCGACCCTGCAGCCGCACAGTGACTCCCCAGGCTCCAGACTCGCAGGGCGAGCGGGCCCAGAAGCAACGTCTTTGCCAGACACGCGGGGCACCCCCGATGGGTCCCCTCTGAGCTCCTCCGACCCGTCTCGGGGAGTCTCCGTCGCTAATGAGCTTTATGGACAAGGAAACCCAAattccgggggtgggggagagggttagAAAGTGCCCTGGGATTCTGCGGTTTAAAAACCATCCATCCATTTCTCTGCCCCGCTTTGGGCCTCGGGGGAAACCGCGCACCTGGGTATCCCATCCTGTGCTGTCCTGAAACGAAGCCCGCACTCCCCCCCAGTGTAACTGCCTTCACGGGGgtaccctcctgccccccacggGCAAATGCCCCTGGGCTTCAGTCCTACCCTCAGCTCACACTTCCCCCAGACCCCCCTGGATTTCCAGCTCTGGCTTCTCCTCCCTcgtcctgccccctgcctgccccaccagcccTGGCTTCTCTCGCCCACTTCCCGAACCCACCTGCAGGTTCCGCAGAGGCCGGACTCCCCTTGCCCCGCGATCCTTCCCTTCCGTGCTCCGGCTGCCTCCCGAGCCTGGCTGGCCGTCGGTTTCCCCCGCAGGGAAGCGGAGGAGAGGAAGCGGCCCCCGCTGCCTGCCCCCGACATGGGATCCGCCTGTCAGAGGCACCCACAGCCCAGGAGCgaggaggagggatgggggcagaggcGAACTGCGAGCCGGTCCTCCCCGAACTTCCCCGGGCTCTTTCCTCCTGGGCAGAAAGCCCTGGGGGGtccccagccccctggctggATGCGAGGCGCAGAGCAGCGGTGCAACCCTCGGGGAGAGGCGCTAGGCCTGTGGGGCTGGAGGGACCGTGTTGGCTCCAGGAAGCCAGGGCCAAAGGTTCCCCTGGAGAAAGGGGCTGCGGCGAGCGAGGGGCAGTACTTCCACGTGTTCCTATGGGCCTGGGTCAGgcctggctgcccccaggcttCCAGCTCTTCACTGCATCAGGACAAGTCTCGGCAGACTCAGAAGCAGGCTGGCTCCTCTCAGGGGCTTTACGCAGCGCCAGCCCAAGGCGGTGTAGCGAGAGACGCCGAAAGTGCAGCTCTCCTGCGGCGCAGGTGTGAACCCGACACGTCGTGGGTCCGGACTGAACCCCAGAGTGTGCGTTGGGGCGGCTGGAGGGCCCGGGGAGGAAAGCCAGGACCTCTGTCCTTGGTGCTGGAGCGCCAAAGATGGACTAGGCCTGAGCTCGATGGGGATCGGATAGATCAGCACCAGGGGTCGTCAGTTGCTTTTGGGCAAGGTCCAGAGTTTTTGACCCAGGTACAGTAAAGGTCCAGACTCcagggaaaataataaaataggtgagtaaataaaaatatcctcGGGTCTGTTCAAAATCATCAGGCATTGGCAATTGTGAATGGAGCTTCTTGGTATCCTGTGGCTTGGAGGGCTATAAAGTTATAGTTCTAGAAGGATTGTAAGGGTGAGAACTTGGATGGTTTGAATTCAGTTGGCTTCTGTTAGCGTCTGGTGGGCCCAGGTGACTACCCCTGATCGACAGGTTTTAATTGCTCCTTCCTCAAATGGTGGGATTCATGCCCCAGCTGCTTTCCTTATTTCAGCTGCAGTTAAGCAATGCCTCCTTCATCCACAGGGCTTGTCACCACCTCAGACTCATTTTCTGTAAGCAAGCTGTGCTTTTAGGTTTTAATGGAGGCCTTTGGCACCTCCACCAACTCCCAACCCTTCACCCCCCCATGGCACAGATATTCCAGGAGATCACATTCACCACAGAGCCCAGCCAGGTGCACTCTCCTGCAGCTTGGGAGGGGTTGTAAGGGCCACTGGAAACATCAATAAATCTGCAAACAAATCCTTCTGGGCAACAGATAGGAACAGTTGGTCAATGTCTTCAAAATTTGGCCAGCCGCTCCCCTGCCACCACCTATGCACATCCCTGCAGCTTGTGTCAATGTTTCTCCTAAGAGCTTGAATCCCTGAGGAGATCCCCTCGGTTATGTGTTGGGTCAaacagaaaatgacatttttgttctTATTTGCCGTGTCTTTCTGGGGATGGTTTATGATGACTTAGTTGTATGGTTTCCATCTATCGTAGGCAATCCCATTGCCAAACCCGAGGACTTTACAACTTTCGTTTAATATTTAGTACCCCTGCAAAGGAGTGAAGTGCAAATATCCCCATTGAACAGATGGAGAAGTGAGGCAGAATAACACTAAATGGttgtccaaggtcatacaagaagtctgtggcagagcaaggaattgtaTCCAGGTCTCCCAGCTCACAGAGCTAacactttaaccactagaccatacttCCTActtggttttcaaaagtgctgagcaccgaCAGTGAAAGTCAATGGGCAAACTGACTGTGCTCAGCACTCCTGAAAATTAAGTCCTTATTTTTGGTTTCCTGTGTGCACTGGTGGTTTCAGTAATATATAATTtgcagaggaaaggggaaaaCTCAGGTTTGCAGCCTGTTAATAGTTAAATGCATTTTAGTGTGGAAAGCCTGGACTGTTCTACTCAAGGGAATATGGATCAGAAAGCATGTCTGGTACTGAAGCATAAATTCCCCCACAAAATCaaaaaaacaaagctgaaatTTGATCTGAGGAAAAAATGGTCTCCgatctcgctctctctctctttttttttatttattttttttgcttaatTTTAACAGTACCTGGTAAATTCACCTTTAATCTGCATTGTGTCAGCATGGGGAATAAGGCCTGATGCCTTTTTCTCCATTCACCCTGTGGTGGGGATGGTATGTGGACTGAGGCTGTTGCTTTCTCCTCACagtattgacttcagtaggagctgcaggcacccagcatctctgaaagtcaggccacttatttaaatGCCTAAGTCCTTATGCATGTAAATAGTTCTACTGAACACCAAGGGGCTACTCACCTGCACCCAGTTAGTGATGTGCTCACATTTTTGCGTGATTGGGGCCTAAATATGGATTGTGGTGCCTAAGTTCAAGCACCCAAATTTGGGAACATTGACCTAAGTTTGCTTTCTGATGTCCTTATTCCCCACAGTTTTGTTAACTTTGATCTAGCATGGGTATGTGGTAGATGTTCTGATAAGGAGATTAAGGTGAAACCCCATGTGAAGCATTTTATTTCATCTTATAGACAGCACTGGGTGAGGAATAGGAACCAGCCATGCCCA encodes the following:
- the LOC116821965 gene encoding uncharacterized protein LOC116821965 gives rise to the protein MSGAGSGGRFLSSASLRGKPTASQAREAAGARKGRIAGQGESGLCGTCRCSPNSTSGGSRTVQRILAACMVSLFTLLGAISLDLSSSFEMWRNTEKALQVFSSCENLLAFRLIVLLQEERHLCCWDQPTRRNGSWHAQLLERLNSLCQETEETLYSKNYECKEEKGSACGIYITKIRQRLNNTWDVVEPGVVLSGVLSELLKAFDSPSEDLITVRSNPDWADVMSLRLILRIKEVILRAHEMPKASPPPRSLQSAWQPITTILNYAIFTSENVQTCWMENVNLSRYFTHYEGISLFIPFLGSSPPIPSRGLAKELNYVQSCLLQKGHEKLHRKSKEIISTISLKITLLAIACLIYPIVLVSFKQMTDWIQNYARSLKERTEDLKRERRLAEDLLHQMLPKSVAKQLRKHKHVQAENYDQVTIFFSDIVGFTSIAASCTPLQVVEMLNNLYNCFDTRIESYDVYKIETIGDAYMVVSGLPERNGEKHADEIAKMSLDLVAAVRQVPIPHMPTGRLQLRAGIHTGPCVAGVVGYKMPRYCLFGDTVNTASRMESTSLPQKIHISSATYLALLMDDAYEIKLRGEIEIKGKGKMKTYWLLGNKNYSVQNDSLVCHWNPAISRKKKMENSLLSARQSSTGTVGAVLSERSTLASQDGTGSASHTRVTSDLAWTSGSSISEAGREPKNRSHHSYPQSLKNNIVPLGSPVSGQGDNSARLDQGEYLGDYGSGLLEKNGFLPGFVDGM